In Metopolophium dirhodum isolate CAU chromosome 9, ASM1992520v1, whole genome shotgun sequence, the genomic window ggCTATAGTGCGTAATATagatcaaaatgttttaaatgtattaggtatacaatatgacgtattattaaatttactaaatagtatattttaattgttgaaaagGCAAAAATAAAGTACCATAAACCGTGGGTTATACTTATACACAGGatagaataacaaaaaaaaactggccaactatttttgaaaatgagAAGGTTAggttttctatataattatctaggtattttaatacctagataatataccactttataaatgtataatgtacctattaaaagGACGTTATACCTACTTGTCTacttgtctccgtcttacacacataCGACACGGCAAATTTTCATTCACTGATGAAAGTGATGTTAgatttgatattagagtgaattgatttattatcaaacttttaggtaagaacattaaaAATGCTTAAGCGTCgacgatttttaaatattttaattttcgatcAACATTTgagcatttataatttgtaatatttcacatacacatatattgcttgaaaattaaaatattgaaaaactgcCAACGTAATATTCTTgcctaaaagtttgatataaTAGGCCAATATTCACTCTAATggcaataataaatgtattatattatgattaaataattaatattttacaaaaaagacTGTAGTCTGTAGGTGTATACCTAGTAGAATGATAGATAGATcatattaagaaaaattaaaactatatttaaatattttatacttactaataaagtaggtatgacttttcaattttatttatatttcatcttaaacagaaaccttgacgaaaataaaatacctacagtGCGGGGCTCAGGGTATACTAATTGGGTTTGGCGTAATGTGCCGTCAGgatagtatattgttatatagttatatctatgtacctatacaaatattttacaaaaaagtttttctaaataggtactaataactgtttaaaagatcaaaagtatactatatttatatttactttaacatTAACAATTAACTTAAAAGGACTgttgaaaattcaaattttaatgggTCATCGATGtttgataatatagtattaattatcataatcacataataggtattatttactatatataataatatagtacattatagaaggcacctactacctacatacctacctaacagGCATTACCTGTACAGCTGTATACTGTTTTAACCTATGAAATAATAAGATAAGATTAAACAACAATATTCTACAATTCAAATGTTTTCTATGAGATTTACTCATTAGGcacctaatacctataaatagacCAAATAGTATACTCTGTTCAGCGAGAGAAGATGCCGATTCTACGCATCCCCATTCGTCACCCTGCCATCGAAACCTGTTCCCCTTTGGCAGGGTTTAGCGCGAGGGGATGCGTAGAAAAACCGATTTTTGTCAACCGTCAGTTCTCGGAGTATAGTTGTTCTGTATTAGGtaattgtgattttattttaaataaatattatttataccacaCAATTTGAGACCGAAAATCCTGCATCAAGATGAAGTACACATAATACTTGGTCTCATAGAAGAAGATCAAGTCAAATAGGTTCCTTACTTAAATTTCTTTGTAggtcttaattttatttttaatatatgttacacattttaatatgcacaaacaatttaaatatttagactacCTATTGATATTTCAAACATTGTTTATCACTTGTTCTATTTatcataaatacttttatatggCTTTTGCTAttaagaataatacatttaaaatgacagtttaaagtaaaacattttattcgtaTAACAAAGCATAAAACttttacctactaaatactaatattgtttattactaGTAAACTATGTTATATTAACCTCGCacctactacctacttattgctaaaaattatacaatctatttatctatgttaaaaaaaagaaaatatggaCGATCTAGTTGTTTTGGAAACatgcaaatttaaaactttatgcTAGACAAATTCTCATTGGAAGGTCTTTCTTGGTTGTTttttccaattaaaaatatccaaacaattatttttatccattataaattaaattaaatttgaataaacccAATATGCAAGTGGTGGATTAGAACTTCAGAAAACttaagttattacatattagtaatacagaaaattcacaaaattataaaaaaaaaattaaaaaacctatgtaatatttttctaacaCTATGGCTCAGAGCTCTTAACAGCAggtaattatgtaggtacttagtataggtagatattgattaataataatcaattaatatcaatgtattataatttataactaaattaaaattacggcATATCTGTTCACTGTTGTGTagttattttaaagtttgatttgTTACTAAATAATGACTGTTTGCAATAGATCCCTtaagatgatattattttaagagtTACAATTACAATTCTTTTAGAgattaaaatatgcataagTTGGAAATCAAAGATAATAAAtgtggtatatttataaaaacaatacaaatgcaaacaaaatactatattcatttaaaaaatataatttttcaatacaatcaatcaaaatatttctaaaatcaCAGAAACAATTGCCATTACATTTTTCTCCCATTAggctattaatattacaatataattaataaacaaaatataatatttctattactaaaaataaaataaaatatacctatattacaaaaattgaaacatgataaaatattacagatttatcttatacataattaaagctaataacaaaaaataacataaattaaaagtacaaaACCATGGAgtgtaaaatgttataacttttatatgATCACAATTacctttttcaatattattaaactgtttGTTGCTAATTACTactaattaaactaataattttagcTAATAGGATATCATGGACTATAGTTATATGGTTTGTGCTAAGCGAGGTTTTGGTTCCCagaatatcaaattaatatattattaaaacgataatattaattaattaattcaatcaCTAATATAATAGGcaatatataacttaaatataccCAATAAAAACCATTGtgtaaagaaaaatattctgattttatagatataaaaaaatcatatgaaagtttaataaattataaattgtaatcataATTTCTTAACTCAATAATATGCTactaattagaaaaaaattgtactggaaaaacaaaatatcaacatttataagagttaaaattgttattaattccTGTCCATCATGCAAAATGccaaattagtatattatagaatCAACACTGAGCACAgagaaaataatgaacaatatatCAATTCAATTGTATATTGGCTTAAAGCTTACTATTAGTCTTATGgaaagtaaatttattatgttgcatatatgtatataaaatggtaGACAGAggtaacaatacaataataagtaacaTCCTCTTGACAAATTGATTATTAACATGTTGACTGCGTACTGACACAAATTGTCATCATTAGGGTCAACCAGCAACGCGTTTGATGTAATTTGgcgtccaatataatatatttaaagtaaatgGTTTATTATTCCATACGTGTggctgaattttattttattattaattagaatagattaaacaaatgttttaaaatatgtatatatatatatatatatatatatatatatatatatcgtttgGATGTATGACCATGCTGGAGCAGTTTCcttatgttatttttagaataccgctttatacttttattatatgcACTGGGTGAAAACTGCACATAGACATACGCAATCAAcatgttaaataaattcaatgacaacaaaatataatttaaaatttagttataagaaaaccatattttgatttatatttcatacaggggaaaaaataaatcattgtccgtataaattagaaaacaaaaatgtacaatgATTAAAAGTTAGTTAATagaaatttcataaataaaataaaatatttattaaggaaaacataagtataattacttaaaaaaacatttaaatttatgtgaATTAATTTCATAGTAAATATCTATTACCTAAGCACCAATCattcataatacataaaaatagttaggagaaaacaaaattattaataatctaaCATTCATTGTTATCAACCTTGAAAAAGCTTCCAATGAGCTTTTCACctgtaaaacaaaatttgaacatatttttttaaggaaaaagtaaataattacgattattaaatatcttatattattatactctggTAGATtctataatactaaaattacaaTGGATATACTTTGTCTcaataattaagaatataaaactcacaattcattattaaatagatattttagtaATACAGCTTACTTTTATCTCCGTCGGGGTTTTAATCTATTGATTACGTTTTGAAGTTTTAAGGCAGGCCCTAATTTAAGTCCCATGTATTTCATCATTGTATCAGAGTTCAATAATAGTAAGGCTTTTCCATCAAtttcctaaaataataattatatttatttattatattaatattgataactgTTTATGAACATTtgatcttaaataaaaaatcttacaTGTTTTCTAAAAAGATCAGCAAATGTATTTAACTGTAAATCTATACAGTTTATATGTTGAATAACATCTTCTACAGACCATTCTGCAGGGTCTACAGGTAATCTTATTGGTCCTTCAGTTGGGGTTGTGGAAGATGCAGCTTCCATTTCAGGTTCAGTTGTACATGGTTTTTTTGTTACTACTGTTACTTCATCAGGAGTTGAACTTTCTGGTGAACCATgtcgttttatacttttattatcattttttattacttcgttcacatctaaaataaaataaaatattttaataatatgaaactttttatattattgtaattaaatattatttactcttTTCTAGTTTACACTCGGAGCAAACATTTAAAGCGGGACTTAACAAATTTTTGCAGCATGACAGATCTTCTAACAGAGTTCTGATATAATCCCAGAACTCATCTGTCTTCTCAATTTTCGGTAATTTAAAAACCCTGGATTTCCCTTCATATGTAGctgaataacaaaaaatgtttgtaatattattattttatagtatatttcaaaaaaatattattgcttCTTGAAACTCAAAACTTTTAACCCaatctgttttaaaaatgttatgaactaATACAGCTAAACATATTGATAGGTTTGAaatcatcattaatatttttatgaacatttttgtgTTAGTGTGTGTGTGGGAGGTGGGTCATAGTGGATAGATTAGACTCCAGGTTAAGCTTTAGGAATGCAAAGAAACTGTGCTATGTGCATCTCTATAAAGtcctattaaattaaataataataaaaagaataatgCCTTCGCGATGCAGAGCTTTATGATTTAACAAGAATAAGTTCaaaaacatgtaaaaaaaattattataatcactaaaTTACATTAAAGTTAAGTATTATGGATTATGGTATAAGTAGTTTCCACTATGCTAGTGATTTACAAACTTCCTAAAAATGTCTTACACCATGGatacaattcaaaatttataattaaataagtcaaaaagtatattttattttatatattattaaattattattatgtcccaataataatgaaaaaaatagataagATTAACGTTAGTTgaccatataaataatttaaaaataagtgtaatatATAGTTCTCactatttgttgtttttacctGTTATTGTACATGTACTATCACCTTGTTTCTTCATCAATGTCGTAACTGATTGAATATCATGTGCAGTGTTTACTAAATGTTGTATAGTGTCTTTCAAAACTTTTTGTACTAATCCAGGCCCTAATTGCTTAGGAAGTTCAAACAATTTAGAAGAATCCATAAATGGGCCACACTTACACTCATGGtttataaatactgaaaataaaaatattttagttaattattaaaacaagatTGTTAATTAAAACTTGTAATACCAGAACATGATTCTTGGATACCAGCTTCTAGATCACTTGCACTATCTGGGGTTAAATTTAtagaatcattaaaattttgtttcacATTTGCTGAAGACTGTGCACTATTAGGTCTACTTCCTGAATAGCGAGATCctgtaatagtttattaattgttaatttattttaatttttaagtctaatatttattaccttTATGACCAGGTGGCTGAAGTGGGTGGCCACTTTTTACACACCATCCCACTGGAAATATATCTCTAGAATCATATGAACACCAATAGTCAAATGCACCTCTCCATCCATCAAATGtaacaaatatattgtttttattaacatcacctaatacaattaatacaatattataactatttagttgattaatatttattattataaaatatataaaaataagttaatataattagttaactTACCAATAGTTGCCACACAAATTAGatgtggattttttttatcaactgcTTCAATTTTTTGACcaactttaaataaattgtcaGTAGGAGTATTAGGTTCAGATTTAAAAGCAGTATCGGGAGAATATAAAGCTCCATTTAGGGTCTTCAATAGGAACATAGGGAATAGTGAACCATTCATAcgaaaacctaaaaatatatttaaaactatattgtaaACTTTCATCaacatgaattaaattaaaatatataaaatataaatgtaccaaGTGGGGGTTGTAACATTCCGccttttttttctgtataaccAATGGGTTTTAATTCTGAAGAGTCAACTAATCgccaaaaatcatttttattatctcCACCATCTAGACGAAGACGTATTCTGGGGCCAACAACACCTATGACAGTTGCAATGCACATGGATGTTATGTTTCGAGGATCCACTGCTTCCAATTTCATACTTGGTTTGAATTCATTTTCCGGAGATACTTCatgctatatatattaatattttattctaataagttttggaaaatatttaatttagaataaatttaggTTTCATGAAATTAcattagttttcttttttttaagactacattaaattttaataattaattagtattgaTATTAAGAGATACTATTATTACaaagtatacagggtgatttttaaAGCATGCTCACttccattttagattctgagcagagcaatgaatgtattgattttacaatattttttttttttgtgtcatcaCTGTTTGGAGCAGTTATACTGCTTTGAATttttcagtatcttgtttgatggaaaagtgaatataCTTGGTGCGTTTGgtaagtcaaaatttaaaattctcaatagtttaaAAGATcagaagaaaataaaacataaattaaagaaaacccacaaaattggttttcgacaaaatcaataattaattgtgttactataaaacaaataactgtaaatacataaaatgtcactgtatgtttatactagcattttttatatacgataaaatgttgattCATATTtagagctgtttacagacattttaaatattcaatttttcagttttttttttctatctatatcaacaaaattgtatttgtttggtcaaaaaACGTGAAagattaatacaaggctcctgatgtgttgttacaatagcagttgaaaaatattaaaattacagcggcccaaatttgttttataagcatttaaagtttgagttttgacaaaattaaataaaaaatgattttgtagttaaaaatttataaaatgttcaacttttatagctgaggattgtaattttaaaacaaggttccacgtaaataggtaaacaaattactttattcacaataatgtcatcaaatatacttagtaatatattatcataagctgactgattatctttgctcagaaccgttttctgtatacaatgatattatatcactaaatttaaatttaacaccatccattacagtgactcactttgTGACTTACTGTTCAGCAGAGCCACACCTACTTTCCTACCCTTTTCCTTTAATagaacatttattcaaattatgatttttagaatttttaagtatgcctaaaattcatattttcaaatttctgatattttttgtattacaaaCTTGATACAAacctttatttttcaaatgaaaacctcCCTTTTTTACAccaaattatttagtggatggttttcttgataattttgatagtttctcagttattattatatttatactaaggaaaataatccttaaaaatggttttacaaaaatataaaacatatgtaATTTTAGATGTAGTATTCATCATATTTGGATAATTTtcactaattatttatattgatagattaatagaaaatattttattaatatttgaaaacagaagtttgtattgttACTAGATTAAccttaagtagtacaacaaatctcaagtattttaaaatatggttttctGATTTtcatgtgtattttaaaattctaaaaattgtaatgtgaatatatgcataatttaagtttaaaaatagcgtgagcatgcttaaaagtcaacctgtatactatatattcattaaaaattattgattaactgattattaactttatttaacCTGTTTAAAACAATAAGTAGGAGCTGCTGAGCTTGATGTTTCTTTGAGATAATTATCCCAATCAAATACTGGATTACCGTGAGCAGAAAATGGATTTTCCACTTGAACATCTCCAAATACAGCTGAAATATAGAAaacatatgaaatattatttattattaaaacatcatCAAATACAagtaaattatactttaatatttaacatcaaAAAGATTAGATTCATAAttgttagtaattattacttatttgtaattgaaaaactaaatacctaactataaaaaaatttgtcagGAGAGGACATTACCATATTGCACATGGTGACTGATGGCAGAGACACGGTATTGTTCTCTCCTGGCACagagtatataaattataattaactacaGAGTCCATTATATATGAAATGTTAAATAATCATACAATAATCTAAGATAACTAAATGCTATTAGGAAAATGGCGtaggattttataatatattttagtcaacttataaaattttaaaacatttttcaaattaatttaatttatatagttataaaaaaatatatgtctaATCATACAATACAACAACctcctatataaaaattaaaaagtttagttagggttttaaaattaaatataagtactaACTTTTTTTGGTTTGTTCTTTCCTTTGATGTTTATTTAAACAAGCAGTTGAACAAAAGTTTTTTGGTGTAGAATCTTGATTTTCTTGTTTAACTGGAGAgcctttaattatattatcacaatTTGCACATCCGTTCTAAATGCAACAGggttaattttagttaaataataaatattttttgcaacAAAGTGcaacaaaaaaaacaagttgcaagctaatttttaataaatagtaagatatatatttgtacaaaaatataatttaagactCACATAATTTAACCTGTAGTGGAATTGAATAACAGTTTTTATCTCAATTTTATAACActgactaattttttttttttttattagggttataGCTTCGACTACttggtcattagcctgtggtactgtagattagttttggttttgtttttgcagaatttttaatttgggcacctgTAAGTATCTGCCATGctcgggtgggggatggtggcacttgttctccggacaccgtgacttgcccgaagaaaaatgccgcctgcgaccgaggtatcgaactcgggtcggctgtgATGCAGccaacgccttagtccgctcggccactccgtcccccactgactaattgtttaaaatatttcaaacaatcaaatatttttagaacaattAGAAGTTGAAAATGTCCACaacttaaattatcaaaattgtttaaaataaaataagagaataacattttaaacttcGAAAGCATAATTAACAGAATCTACTGAGTAGTTATATGAACACATTTTAGGTATAATCACTGCAGTTGTGCCAATACAGAATCGACCTTCTGGAACAACTGAGTCGCCCACCAGAAGGTTGTCGACTTGCCCGACATTCTTTACAGGTCAGTCTTTGAAGATCTACCGGCTAATCACCTCAAGAGCTGAAGAGACGTTCAGGATCTTCTACAAAACAATGGAGAAGATCCTGACTCTCAAAGAGGAGGAGAGGGTCAGTCAAGCAGCCAAGATTATAGAGAACTAACAGAAGAGAAACTGCATAAACCTAACACTAGCGGATCAATGACAGTAATCTAGTTAATCCATTATTGCTGGCCTTACTATTAcggtataatacaattattttcttgTTACCTTAGATAACTGATTAACTAAATtagtcattaaaataattacctttaCATATTCTTTTCGAAATTCTGTAAGACAATTGACAGAGCAAAATTCTTTTTTTCCATTCTGTGTAGGTAATACATAATTCAAAGGATGCTTTGAGTCATTGCACATAGTACATGTTGATTTTGCCTTTGGAGGACgaccttaaaaatgtaatatttgaactgattaatttataattttttttagatataggttctgaaaagtattttaaaaagtagaatctgattaaaatggtattataagctaatttctacaaaatacaaaaacaaattagagATTCACTCccagtattattatagttcatattgattagttattactaattagtaaaatataaatgggaCATACCTCTCATTTTATTGGTTTGCATTTTAAGTGTAAAATTAAGTCCTAATTAGTTCtcaattttctattttacctagaatataaaaagaaacataaaatattgttacaataaaattaaatatacataggtatctacactaaatacgtttaaaaatatttgatctttaacaaatttaatttaattgttataatctggtgttacaaaaatgtatttaagtataatatataacaataagatCTATTTATtgccattattttatttaaatcgtattaatatattttatacagtaatataactatattcatatctacaagaaaataaaaaattatttataaaaaaaaggtttggtaggtacttacttaagttttttttattttattagatatgatagtaaataaacaacttaactatattttgtaaaactgaATATgacaacttataataaaatacgtatattctatattcataatagttagtattataactattaatcaACTATTGACAAATTCAATTAATATCGATAAACTTTACACTTGATAATAGACATCATGTTTCACAAATaagagaattttaaattttaaaaaatttcaacttAATTAGAACCATACCCAGATGGTTGTAATTCattggatataattttattaattattctctAAAATACAAGCTTTAAATGAATCTAGCTTACTTCAGACTTACTCGCATTAAACTTTTGAAGTAGAACAACTAAACAGTAAATGTAAACTAggacaatagtttttaaaagttgattagatttagataaatactaaatagcatTATCGGCTTTTTAAGAGTCGCAAGAAAAACGTCAACAAAAGAACTTAGTCCGCCATTGGCCGGATATGAAAGATAACAGTGGTTTACAAAATGGAAAGTTTATCAACCGTGGTTTACATCAAAATACgtgaatacaaaaattattactattattaatttcatggAACAAAATTGAAGATAAACCTAACAACGGTTAAGCTGAACCATACCGTGGTTTTCTTGTGAATTGTGGTGCTAACtgataagatttttaattttttttatcattttctatcaCCAATTACGACCAAGGACTCAAAGCGATTAGTGATTACTAATCCTACGCTTCATCGAATAGTGGATACTGTTGAATGTGAAGTGTGGACTGTTTTGtgtcaattatcataatattatcattattttaataataaattacagctTATTCTCGTTTACAGTTTATACAGTTGTTATTCATAACGTTTGAACcgattagttatttaatatattgattaatatcCGCCGACTTCAAGTCACTTCAAGTCCTTTCACTGgacttatatttctatttgaaAGTGTGACCACACCCATCGAAAATAGGCCTATCCGATACTGCAGTCATGGACATGATGATTTCCAATCTGCAACAGCAGCGGCAGATAACGGAACAGCTTCGCCGAGAAGCAGCTGTGAAACGTATACCCGTTTCACAAGCTatacaagatattataaaatatatcagggAACGAGAAATGGAAGATTGTCTAATGGTTGGTTTTTCATCGCAGAAAGCTAATCCATTCAGAGAGAAAAGTAGTTGTGCAGTTATTTAaacttatgtattatttaaaagttaaaattacttACAGTTAATATTGTAAGTTTAAaggaaacaaaaatatacaattttttactatacctactgtattaaCGAGTAtgatcaattataattattttaacttcactattacattttattttttttgcttagTATGTACCAGTGAAAAATTactatcttatataatatgtattacctgattcatttttttaactaataaaatgtttgtatgacaaataaaattttttgtttgtacctTTCATTTTGCTTAGCCATAAAGTGGACTAGAGTAAAATACCAACTATAAAGATATTTTGATTGATTCATTGaatcatattcataatatatcaaattttactggcgactaataaattatagaaaaaaaatgatgagtAAACTTTCTTAGTTaattcaattgaaaaaaaattatgaagtgtagataaaaaaaataacagatagGTACACTAaatcatcaataaaataaaaacaaaataaacaatctcttttaaatattttttaatgaagatTTATTCCCATgctaaacattaataataccaaataaccatgtaaaaataaataatgaaaacaattaaaagacaaatattatataataaatatatatatataaatatataaccatttaataaaagaaaaaaatattcaaaaacaatcaaaatctttatttgtaaacattttaggaATCTGAATTTTAGAAGTTAATTcagtaagaaaataaaaaaattacctacatattattattagattaaactttatacttatttgtttttattgcttctacaaaatgtctacaaatccatttaatataaaacacaatttcaaaataaaatattataatgtatactagtTAGAAATTGATTATTTGGTAATTCCAATAACTCCACAAGCTATTCTGGCTCCAGCATTTCCTGTAGTTGCACTTAATTCGTGTCCTCCTTTACCTAAATCATCTTGGTCAGCATGTacctataaaatgaatattgaatattttatattatatttattagattggGTGAAGTAAATGTAATAGCTAA contains:
- the LOC132951678 gene encoding polycomb protein Scm — protein: MQTNKMRGRPPKAKSTCTMCNDSKHPLNYVLPTQNGKKEFCSVNCLTEFRKEYVKNGCANCDNIIKGSPVKQENQDSTPKNFCSTACLNKHQRKEQTKKTVFGDVQVENPFSAHGNPVFDWDNYLKETSSSAAPTYCFKQHEVSPENEFKPSMKLEAVDPRNITSMCIATVIGVVGPRIRLRLDGGDNKNDFWRLVDSSELKPIGYTEKKGGMLQPPLGFRMNGSLFPMFLLKTLNGALYSPDTAFKSEPNTPTDNLFKVGQKIEAVDKKNPHLICVATIGDVNKNNIFVTFDGWRGAFDYWCSYDSRDIFPVGWCVKSGHPLQPPGHKGSRYSGSRPNSAQSSANVKQNFNDSINLTPDSASDLEAGIQESCSVFINHECKCGPFMDSSKLFELPKQLGPGLVQKVLKDTIQHLVNTAHDIQSVTTLMKKQGDSTCTITATYEGKSRVFKLPKIEKTDEFWDYIRTLLEDLSCCKNLLSPALNVCSECKLEKNVNEVIKNDNKSIKRHGSPESSTPDEVTVVTKKPCTTEPEMEAASSTTPTEGPIRLPVDPAEWSVEDVIQHINCIDLQLNTFADLFRKHEIDGKALLLLNSDTMMKYMGLKLGPALKLQNVINRLKPRRR
- the LOC132951681 gene encoding guanine nucleotide-binding protein subunit gamma-1-like, whose product is MDMMISNLQQQRQITEQLRREAAVKRIPVSQAIQDIIKYIREREMEDCLMVGFSSQKANPFREKSSCAVI